A stretch of DNA from Scomber japonicus isolate fScoJap1 chromosome 19, fScoJap1.pri, whole genome shotgun sequence:
GGCCACAAACATAACTGCaaaataatgctaatgctaatgttgctttttATCTGCTGGAAGTACAAATAAGTAACTACTGCTACTTTATAATAAGTCAGTGTTGAGTTTACAGTGGCTAAAAAGATGCAGTTAATGCAGATTTGagcaaacattttaattagCATTCAAGCTAGTTTGTATGCAGGGTTGTGTTCATCACATGTTTGTTTAGGGGGCAGAGATTAATTATGTATATGAGCATTTTTTCACTATTCAGCAATGATTTTAAGTTATTTAATTGATTGACCCTGCTTATACGCAACCTCAGGAAGAGACTTGTTGCTAGAGTCAGAGTCACGTACTGTAAGGAAGTGTTTACTGAACTGACAAGTCATCAAACAGCAAACTAAACAGAAGCActcaagaaaagagaaaggctTGCAGATCTCTGGCAACTAAGTGTGGAAAATGGATGAATAGTGGCCGAGGACTGTTAAATTAATATGCTGTGTTAGATTAGGGATAATTACTGTGAGgagcaaacagacagacaaccaCTGGTGGGCAGGTGGGGAATAACAGGGTCTGAAATGACAAGATATAAACAGATTAAACAGAGGAATAGGAGGATTAATTAAATTATACTATTCAGATCATTATAACCCCCTCATTTGTGTTTTACTCTATTAACTTCCACTGCTGGGATTTGTTTTTACATCTTTACATCTGTTTTCCAAATAGCAAAAATCTCAAATGCTCATTCAATTAAATGCAATATTCAATTCTCATCTGTTTATTTCTCACGTGTATCTTGTAAAATTACGCGATTGACCCTgttcctgtcttgtttttcctttttctgcaGGACTTCCTCACAGACTTGATGATGTCAGAGGTGGACCGCTGCGGGGAGAACGAGCACCTCATCTTCAGAGAGAACACATTAGCGACGAAGGCTATCGAGGAATACCTCAAACTGGTGGGACAGAAGTACCTGCAGGACGCCCTCGGTGAGTGGAGCAGAGGCTGTAACCTACATGCTGTTCATCTCAGAAAAGTtactattttaacatatttcCATTTGTACTTTATCTGTATTTATCCATTTCCTCTACTGCATGTACCTAGAGctttcctctgctttctgtttATGTCCCATTAATCACTTTCTCATAGAAACTGTTCACTTAAGTGCAACATCAGTATATTAAAGGTAATGGACAGAGTAGAAAATGCCAATACCAATGGCTTTATGGAGCTAAAATGCATTAGTCCTctcattttaacaatattttggCAATAAGACAACAGCAGCAACTTTTCCCTCATCTCAGTTTCGTATTTTGGAAGCTGTGCCAAGTAGAGCTGCAAAGATTTGTCAATTTGTAAgctttttgagtcatttttcatgaaaaaaaaagttaaatgtgaataatttcTGGTgtctttagtcttctatgataataaactgaatatctttcggttatggactgttggtcagggTAAAACTTGAAATTACATCTTGGGTTTTGGgcattttatgacattttaaagaccagacagacagttaattgagaaaataattgacagattaattgataatgaaaataaccgTTAGTCGCAGTCCTGGTGCCACGCTCCATCTGAAATTGAACCTATCTCAGCTGGATAGAGTGAAACtagattaattaaaatgtattttgtcttATGCAGGAGTAGACAAGCAGAAACAAACGTCTAGAgaaaaaataggaaaataaatagatgaaaTAAATTGCTGTCTAGCTGCGACAGACATTTCAGGAATCCTAAACCATTGACAGGATCGACTTTGTTGAAAAACTATTATGAGGTGATTGTTCAACCCCCTAGTCCCACTCCTACAATGTTAGTTGAAGGTTAGATCaagtgtttgtctgtctgcagtTTCAACAATAAGCGCTCTGTATGCTCTGTGTGCTTTTCTCCCTTGCCTGATTTAGAAATGTACTCAGCGGTAGTTTAATCTACAGACGGCACACATCCTTCCTGGCAGCCATCACTTCTTTCTCTGTACGCTGCTTATATTAATGCTCGACGTGTGTATATGCCGTTCGCTGCGTGTCTCTCGTCTCGGCTGTCTTTGTAGACAGAGACACGTTTATGTGATGTTTTTCTGCCTGTTTCCTTGCTCGTCTCTCTCAGGGTTGattcagaaaaaaaattgaggGCTGGTAAATTATGCAGCACCGCACTTGTGGAGTTTCTCTATGTTTCGGTGTCTTGCTAAACTATTAAAATCATTGAAACTGCGACTGGGGCAACGCAAGGACAAGCCAAGCCTCTCTTGAGACCACCAGAGACAGAaggcacacactcacacactcactcctaTCCCCCCATATCTCTCATTTTGATTAGAGTGGAATGACAATCTTAGACCGCTGCCAAACTAAAGATGCTCACCCTTTTACAGGCTGTTCACTCACTGGAATGACAGCAGTAATGGTCTGTTTTTTACTCACTCTAACAAAACCaatctaacaaaaaaaaaaaagacattgttATTTTTTCAACCATTTTCCTGAGTGTGACATTTGCACTTACGAGGATGCTCTGGATCTTTCGGTGGTTATGTTCATTGTCATAGGTCAAACAtacttccctttttttcccttccctttTTGTTCATGGCTATAGGACAATATCAAACACAGTTCCCTTTCacaacacacagtcacatcgaaataccttttttttttccttctgtatctgtctcacagATACGCTAGAAAATTAAACCCATCTGTTCCTTAATTTCTTAATTACTTTTTTACAGGTGAGTTCATCAAGGCTCTGTATGAGTCAGATGAGAACTGTGAGGTGGATCCGTCCAAATGTTCGTCAGGTGATTTACAAGAGCACCAGAGTAACCTGAAGATGTGCTGCGAGCTGGCCTTCTGCAAAATCATCAACTCATACTGGTGaatagcttttctttttttcttttttttttccacagctgatgatttatttaatagagacagatagaaTATACATAGACGGGCTGAAACAGATGTCCAATGCAAGTATCACAGTGTTTATAACAGATGCTAATTTGCAACACCCGTCGCTAGAAGGGCTTTTGTGAAAATATGAAGAGATTAAAATAGTAAAGTGAAAAGGAGGTAAACTGAATGTAGCcatacagtaaatacaataAAGCACAGGGTAAAAAGAAGATAATAAAAGTACAACAAGGTGCAATCGAATAGGCATAAAACTAGACATGAGCTCAAGCTTGTTGCTGAACTAACCAGGATTCGGtaagtctctactggaatacaATTTTGAGCTTTTTCTGGAGAAACCTGCACACAATAAGTATGGAGTCATAAACATTTTAGCTTTACtgggggcggctgtggctcaggaggtcgTCCTCCAActggaagattggcagttcgattcccggctccaccagtccacatgtcgatgtgtccttgggcaagacacttaaccccaaattgcccCTGTTGCTGCGTTAAGGGgatgtatgaatgagaatgaatggttaaatggccatcagtgtatgaatgggtgtgaatgggtgaatgacatgtaatgtaaagtgctttgagtggtcgtaaagactagaaaggcactatataagtacagtccatttaaagGCAGGTGACCAATGGCGCATACTGTACCAGACTTCACTATAAATTATATCTATTTAGCTTGATTGCATGGAGTATGATACAAATGTGAAGAAAGAATATACAGCAtcaagatgttttattttatgcatCGTCTCCTGGAAACAGACTTTTCTTCTGAAGGATCGTAAAGCAACTCAAGACAAGCAACAGAGCTCCAAAATGTATGAGAATACATCAGTGGGAACAGGAAATATGCCAAACACTCACAAACTTTGATAAAACAAGGAACAGGGAAAACAAGTTGACACATAAACTTACATGactcatttttatacatttacagaTAAAATCCCATTCATGTGCTGGTCAagtataaatcattttttggtcctgtgtttaaaaaacaatCTCTGTCCTGTCTTTGATTCTTAATAGTGTTTTCCCACGAGAACTGAAAGAGGTGTTTGCGTCATGGCGGCAGGAATGCAGCAACCGGGGTCGACCGGACATCAGCGAGCGTTTGATCAGTGCGTCCTTGTTCCTGCGGTTTCTCTGTCCGGCCATCATGTCCCCGTCACTTTTCAATCTGATGCAGGAGTACCCCGACGACCGCACGGCACGTACGCTCACGCTCATCGCTAAAGTCACCCAAAATCTGGCCAACTTCACCAAGTGAgtgtgttttggggtttttgaaTCAATTTTAATCAGTTTTAGCCAAACCTTTCCAAAATCTAATTTCCCCAATCTTTCTTTGTCATTGCTTCCCTTCTCTGCCCTTGTTTGTTTTCAGATTTGGTAACAAGGAAGAGTACATGTCCTTCATGAACCAGTTCCTGGAGCACGAGTGGACCAATATGCAGCGCTTCTTACTCGAAATCTCAAACCCAGAGACAATCTCCAACACGGCAGGCTTTGAGGGGTATATCGACCTCGGCAGGGAACTCTCCACCCTGCACTCCCTCCTCTCTGAGGTGGTGTCTCAGATGGACCAGGTACAGACATTTCTGCCAGTAgcaatgggttttttttatgtcgGGTAATGaatatgatgaaatatttcAAGGGGATGTAGTATCACATAAAATCTGTAACACTGCACTGAGACTTGCAGCAAGAATGACGGTAGCTAAGCCAGCAGATTTGAGACCAATTATAATGAGAGCTGTATATCTTTGCTTCCATCAACAAATACAGATAaagatatagatggatagatactcTATAGATCCAGCTGGTTCCCAAAAGCCCAAAGATCTTAAGTATATTATCAGAAGCTTCAGGATTTGAATCATGCTCAGACTACATTAGGATGTTTACGGTACATCAATCAATAATTTATTATTGCATTACATAAACAGTGCACGAGGGGAGACCACTGTGAAGCCTTAAAGGCTGGGTGAGGCATATTAATGGATTTTACAAGGACATTTACATTAGCATAGGTAGCAGATGGCAAGCTGGTAATAATTCGATGAAGGGTAGATccatgttctttttctttttttcttctttttttttgtcaacgGTATCTAGCATCCAACTTACCTGAAACCTTGTCTTTTTAATAATTCAGAAATCACAGTGATTCAGGTTAATACTCCAGTCAGTCAGAGCAGCTGGTCTGTTTCATTATTCACTGTGTTGTCTGAATAAGAGAGAATATATGGCATAGGGAAAATAATTTGTAATATGCAAACATGAAATTCAAACAAACAACTTATATTTTCATTTGGGTTAAAAGTTAAAGTGGATATAAAGCAGTCAGTGTCAATTTAGCATAATCTACTGAGATGACTTCCACTCTAAACAACAATTGCTGTATATAACAAACATGACAaatttaaacatataaaagaaaagagacagaaacctATATATTTTATGGCAAGTATTGCTTAGACTGCCCGATGCAGCATTCGAGGCAGTGAAATATAGAGACTGGGGAGCCACAGgacagaagaagacaaaaaggtgGCCAGTACTATATTGCTCCTGgatgtttaaattaattttaccGGATTAAAACCAAGGACAAGACAGTCTATTTTCATAAACTGCcactgaaacagaaaaacagtacTGCTGCTCTGGATAGCTGCCCTCCAATATGCAATGACTTCAGGGTTTAAAGGGAACATAAGGAAGATCTTTGAGTCAGGCAAGGTAGTGATTTACAGGCGGGTGTAAGATCCTGTGGGAGGGGAACACAGCTCTGTCTAACCCACTACTTAAAAATGATGTCACTACAAAATGACGGCTCACTCCCTAGATAGAAAAACTCCCTAGATAGatatggaaaataaatgtatcttaTCTGTGGTGTTAATAgcttttaaaaatctgatttggGGTGTTTCTCTAATATATTTGGGTACAACCAGTGCCAAAACATGCACGTTTCATGCCCACTTAATTGATCTTGTTGTCTCTCTCCGCAGAGTGCCGCATCTAAGCTGGGACCTCTGCCCAGGATCCTGCGGGAGGTGAACACAGCTCTGTCTAACCCGTCCTGTGTCCAGATGACACCTGGACAGTCCTCAGAGCACATGGGCTCGCCTCCCGCTGAGGCAAGTTGCAGCATCTCGAGCGGCCTGCAGAAGATGGTCATCGACAATGATCTTTCAGGGTAAGAAATAGTTCATATCTCATCTAGTACTGTACACAGAAACCAAGTGAATGCTGTTTCTTATTTTTCAGTGAGAAATATGGTGTCTCTGAccactaaaaatacatttttctcgGGTTGCCAAAGATGAAGCTAATTATTATGTTATAAAGTTGAAAAACATGCTGGAACGTTAAACTGAGGAGCACAATAAATGTCACCTCACATTAAACAGACAGCTAATGCATATTGGTGCTACAGCTGCTGGCATGGACATCAGAGCTGCCAGTTATACTGTAGCTGTGCAAACTATAAATATGAGATAATTAATACCTTTAAaaacctcctgttgtgttcctccaataaataaaatatatatatgaagtcCATGTGCAAAATAGAACAGAAAAAGTCCTTGAACAGTGCTTACAtcaccaaacaaacaaattacaaATACAAAGTTTAAAGACTTGCTTCTTGGCCACTGTTCTCCAAATGAGATAAACCTTGAATCTTCTGGAACAGCTCACGAGTTTTTCGAAGGTTATTTAACATTAAATCACGGCACCATTGCCTCTACAATCTATTGACATACCtgtgtttatttacagtatttttcatcatttactTTTCCCCCTTTGCTCCAAGTTTTTGCCTTTTACTCCATATGCCAGAAGCCAGTTCTTGGCATCTTTAACTACAGGTCTGGAATTGATTTAATGAGTGACTTCaggtaacaaaaaaaatacacaagacTCCCCAGTCGTCAAAGGATATTTCGCACACTGATTCAGGGTTTtctctggatttttttttagacaaaaGGTAGCAAAGGCTGGTGCGTGGTGCAGCATACACAGTTTGTATATGCACCTTTAGACTGTAGAGCGCTTAAGTGAAGAACATCATGATTTGACAGATGAAAGTGTCCATGGgggtttcatttttattccaagatgaaataaaaagatgaaaaataaaagttgtgacaaatgacaatatttattattttaggcCTGTGACAATATGCTGATCTCCCAATTCGATCCTATCACCATAGTATGGGTGCAGATTTGATTCAGAATCGATTCGGTTGAATGAATAGAAATTTTCAACTGAATGAATAGAAAAGTCCCTATTTTCAGCCTCATGCTCCAGTATACTGTGCACCAAACCATTCACTGATGTCCTTAGTCTACTAAAATGGTCCacaaccttttttttacttttttaaaagttaactgcattaattaatgaattaatgaatttgAAAGCATTTTACAGTCTCATGCTTGTATGGAAATAACAAACTGAGGGGGAGGTGAAGTGCTCCACTGTGTTATTATTAACATCATGcctccagcagcagagaggagcctCACTGCTGCACTGTTAGCTCCAGAGAAAGACACGCTGAGTGGGCGCAGGGTTTTTGAGGTCAAACTGACTGAGCACAGAGtaattttcttcacctcagagtcAGTGTAagttgtttaatgctgcagtgagTGTTGATTAGATCTTCTTTGTCACTGCTCATCACTGCTCTGCTAACCTTAGTCTCAGTGAGATCACCTGTCTGAAATGCAAAGGCAACGGGCAATAATAAAAAGGTTCTGAGTGATATATAGGCTGGGATTGAATGCATCATTTGTGCTCCTGTGCTGCAATGATGAAGCAAACAATGACACTAGACACCAGTCAGCTCTCACACTGCCAGCTCTGCTTGAGTGTTAGAACGCTTGTCATGTAAGGCCATGACACAGTGAGAGTGTCGCCCCTGTTTGTTTACATCAGCCAGAGGAAACCTCTTACTCACCTGTGGATGAATACACACTCAGAAGACATATTATCTCGCTTATCTCCCGTCCTCTCAGTCCCAGTTCCTTTACTGTACAATGGCAAGGTGATACTAAAAGATTGATATAACTGTGCCTCACCAGTAAGTACACCATccagaaaaaacagacaaggtgaaagtatactgtacataactGGAAGAGGAGACAACTGGTGAAACAGGAAGCCAGAGAGCCAGACAGCTGATATCGTTATGCTCATGAGAGGACCACGATCAATAGAAGTAATGAAGCAATGTCCCTATATGACCTGATGTCAGAGCCTATCGTCTTCATCACCATAACCGTTTTCTTATATATTGACGTGCGTGGGGTGTATCCTCATCAGCATGCTGTGAGACTTTAAAATGCATTCGAATGAGCTCAGCCTTCTCACCTAATTGCTTCTCATCTACCGACCGGTGACATGAAAAgtaggagaaagaaaaggagacagTGCCAAGGttgtgaaaaggaaaaaaaaaaggcagtcgGGGGGGGGGCTGTGGGATTGAGCAGAATGAATGGGAGAAAGAAGTTAGGAGGGAAGGGTAatggaacagaggaagaaggacacagaaagagggaggagagatgagCGTGATGTGAATGATAGAGATTATTGGAAGATAAATCACGTCTGTCAAGGTAATCGGCTTCTGGCAATAAAGTTTCCATCTGctggaagaagggaaggaagaaggggaaggtGAGGGGACGGAGGCGGAGGCGGAGGCAGAGGGGGCAAAGCCAATGAACACAGAAGCAACACATCACAAATTTCCAGTGATACAGTATTTTACAATATCAGAATGTGGATttgttactctctctctctctctctttttatctataatgaaaaaagttgagtataaataattaaaaaataaaatgatatctGAATATGTTGTGCATTCGATGCTCAACAAAAAATATAGTGGTCAGTCATTATGAGTTTAAAATTCACAccagatttattcatttttctttatttttttctctctcagattGGTTGACTTCACCCGGTTACCCTCCCCCACCCCAGAAAATAAGGACATATTTTTTGTGACAAGGAGCTCAGGGATCCAGCCTTCCCCAGCACGCAGCTCAAGCTACTCTGAGACCAACGAGCCTGACCTGGGCATGGCCAATGGCAGCAAGAGTCTGTCCATGGTTGACCTCCAGGACCCCCGCAGTCTGGAGAGTGGCGCAGGTCCCAGCACCTCAGATGTTCTGTGTGAAGGCCCAGGCTCTGGGGGCGGCTGGTCAGCCAGAATCCCACAGGGCAACATTCCTGGAGGTCCCACCTTGAGGAGGCCAGGCCAGACCCCCACCACCCCAGGTACAGAGAGCACCCCAGGCCGACCCGCTCAGTTACTAGCCCCCCTGTCCTTCCAGAACCCAGTGTACCAGATGGCCGCTTGCCTGCCCGTGTCCCCTCGTGGAATGACCGACTCGGGCTCCGAGTGCCACAGCTCTGTCAGTTCCCATAGCAACAACGAGGACGGACCAGCAGGAGGGAGACCCGCCTTTTTGAACCACGGTGGAGGAGGCGTCGCCGGCGTCGGTGGCGGCGGCGGGAGCAGCGGGGACGAATACACCAGGCGCTCGGGCGAGTTCAACCGCCGACAGCTGTCCCTCACTGAAGCCCAGCACCAGCCCACCGTCCCCAGACAGAACAGCGCCGGCCCCCAGCGGAGGATAGACCAACCCCCTCCTCAGAGCATCACCCGGGGCCGCACGCCTCCAAATTTGCTCAACAGCGGACCCTACCCTCGGCCTTCCTCCGGCagcatgatgacatcatcacccgACTGGCCGGGCAGCGGGGCTCGGTTACGACagcagtcctcctcctccaaaggTGACAGTCCTGAGACCAAGCAGAGGGCTCAGCACAAACAGGTACGTGACAGCAGCATACACACGTTGAACTTACAACAACTGAGGACGATACTGATCAGGACATTAATCGAGACAGGCAGTTATACTTTAGCTGTCTCAGTGCATGTAATCACCTGAAATTACAGTGATAGAAAAAGTTGcaattacaaaaaaacacccaTTTTTCTCATAGCATGTTGAGAAGGGCTGTGTGGGTGGACTCTGCAGACACTGCACATTGTGCCCTAATGAACTACAGTTATTGTGCGTGTAATAACAGTAATTTGCATACAGGCAGCTCATCACTTCACCACTGTTTTACTGGTCAAGTTTAATGGGCTGAGAATGAAATGAGGGTGGCGGAGGCACAATTAGCATCATATTAACTAGTGATATACAGTACGTgctcacacatgcatacaagTCAACAGAAAACAGACTGAGTGGATACAAACATGTA
This window harbors:
- the dab2ipb gene encoding DAB2 interacting protein b isoform X3; translated protein: MAGVTRKGSGRPSYYYRFLGKSRLQRQRSRSRSRTRMAANRESPPERTGRRRSMPGSSSDKTTPTMEATSTAATPFRVTVSTGFLSRRLKGSIKRTKSQPKLDRNSSFRHILPGFRSVDNDRSHLMPRLKESRSHESLLSPSSAVEALDLSMEDEVIIKPVHSSILGQDYCFEVTTSSGSKCFSCRSSAERDKWMENLRRAVQPNKDNSRRVENMLRLWIIEAKDLPAKKKYFCELCLDDSLYARTTCKLKADNVFWGEHFEFNNLPAVMSITAHLYKDTDKKKKKDKNNYIGLVNIPVTAVTGRQFMEKWYPVSTPNPPKGKTSGPMIRIKARYQSMNILPMEMYKEFAEYTTNNYMLLCSVLEPGISVKNKEEMACALVHILQSTGKAKDFLTDLMMSEVDRCGENEHLIFRENTLATKAIEEYLKLVGQKYLQDALGEFIKALYESDENCEVDPSKCSSGDLQEHQSNLKMCCELAFCKIINSYCVFPRELKEVFASWRQECSNRGRPDISERLISASLFLRFLCPAIMSPSLFNLMQEYPDDRTARTLTLIAKVTQNLANFTKFGNKEEYMSFMNQFLEHEWTNMQRFLLEISNPETISNTAGFEGYIDLGRELSTLHSLLSEVVSQMDQSAASKLGPLPRILREVNTALSNPSCVQMTPGQSSEHMGSPPAEASCSISSGLQKMVIDNDLSGLVDFTRLPSPTPENKDIFFVTRSSGIQPSPARSSSYSETNEPDLGMANGSKSLSMVDLQDPRSLESGAGPSTSDVLCEGPGSGGGWSARIPQGNIPGGPTLRRPGQTPTTPGTESTPGRPAQLLAPLSFQNPVYQMAACLPVSPRGMTDSGSECHSSVSSHSNNEDGPAGGRPAFLNHGGGGVAGVGGGGGSSGDEYTRRSGEFNRRQLSLTEAQHQPTVPRQNSAGPQRRIDQPPPQSITRGRTPPNLLNSGPYPRPSSGSMMTSSPDWPGSGARLRQQSSSSKGDSPETKQRAQHKQYQQEIALLQEKLRASVQKLEEYEARLKGQDEQAQKVLMEYQARLEESEERLRRQQDDKDLQMKGIISRLMSVEEELKKDHSDMQAVVDSKQKIIDAQEKRIASLDAANARLMSALAQLKERYSMQTRNGISPTNPTKLQITENGEFRNSSNC
- the dab2ipb gene encoding DAB2 interacting protein b isoform X1, with the protein product MAGVTRKGSGRPSYYYRFLGKSRLQRQRSRSRSRTRMAANRESPPERTGRRRSMPGSSSDKTTPTMEATSTAATPFRVTVSTGFLSRRLKGSIKRTKSQPKLDRNSSFRHILPGFRSVDNDRSHLMPRLKESRSHESLLSPSSAVEALDLSMEDEVIIKPVHSSILGQDYCFEVTTSSGSKCFSCRSSAERDKWMENLRRAVQPNKDNSRRVENMLRLWIIEAKDLPAKKKYFCELCLDDSLYARTTCKLKADNVFWGEHFEFNNLPAVMSITAHLYKDTDKKKKKDKNNYIGLVNIPVTAVTGRQFMEKWYPVSTPNPPKGKTSGPMIRIKARYQSMNILPMEMYKEFAEYTTNNYMLLCSVLEPGISVKNKEEMACALVHILQSTGKAKDFLTDLMMSEVDRCGENEHLIFRENTLATKAIEEYLKLVGQKYLQDALGEFIKALYESDENCEVDPSKCSSGDLQEHQSNLKMCCELAFCKIINSYCVFPRELKEVFASWRQECSNRGRPDISERLISASLFLRFLCPAIMSPSLFNLMQEYPDDRTARTLTLIAKVTQNLANFTKFGNKEEYMSFMNQFLEHEWTNMQRFLLEISNPETISNTAGFEGYIDLGRELSTLHSLLSEVVSQMDQSAASKLGPLPRILREVNTALSNPSCVQMTPGQSSEHMGSPPAEASCSISSGLQKMVIDNDLSGLVDFTRLPSPTPENKDIFFVTRSSGIQPSPARSSSYSETNEPDLGMANGSKSLSMVDLQDPRSLESGAGPSTSDVLCEGPGSGGGWSARIPQGNIPGGPTLRRPGQTPTTPGTESTPGRPAQLLAPLSFQNPVYQMAACLPVSPRGMTDSGSECHSSVSSHSNNEDGPAGGRPAFLNHGGGGVAGVGGGGGSSGDEYTRRSGEFNRRQLSLTEAQHQPTVPRQNSAGPQRRIDQPPPQSITRGRTPPNLLNSGPYPRPSSGSMMTSSPDWPGSGARLRQQSSSSKGDSPETKQRAQHKQAPSPVNPSALDRTAAWLLNMNVQYLDHEGMEPESLRNREDLTQVEKYQQEIALLQEKLRASVQKLEEYEARLKGQDEQAQKVLMEYQARLEESEERLRRQQDDKDLQMKGIISRLMSVEEELKKDHSDMQAVVDSKQKIIDAQEKRIASLDAANARLMSALAQLKERYSMQTRNGISPTNPTKLQITENGEFRNSSNC
- the dab2ipb gene encoding DAB2 interacting protein b isoform X2, whose amino-acid sequence is MAGVTRKGSGRPSYYYRFLGKSRLQRQRSRSRSRTRMAANRESPPERTGRRRSMPGSSSDKTTPTMEATSTAATPFRVTGFLSRRLKGSIKRTKSQPKLDRNSSFRHILPGFRSVDNDRSHLMPRLKESRSHESLLSPSSAVEALDLSMEDEVIIKPVHSSILGQDYCFEVTTSSGSKCFSCRSSAERDKWMENLRRAVQPNKDNSRRVENMLRLWIIEAKDLPAKKKYFCELCLDDSLYARTTCKLKADNVFWGEHFEFNNLPAVMSITAHLYKDTDKKKKKDKNNYIGLVNIPVTAVTGRQFMEKWYPVSTPNPPKGKTSGPMIRIKARYQSMNILPMEMYKEFAEYTTNNYMLLCSVLEPGISVKNKEEMACALVHILQSTGKAKDFLTDLMMSEVDRCGENEHLIFRENTLATKAIEEYLKLVGQKYLQDALGEFIKALYESDENCEVDPSKCSSGDLQEHQSNLKMCCELAFCKIINSYCVFPRELKEVFASWRQECSNRGRPDISERLISASLFLRFLCPAIMSPSLFNLMQEYPDDRTARTLTLIAKVTQNLANFTKFGNKEEYMSFMNQFLEHEWTNMQRFLLEISNPETISNTAGFEGYIDLGRELSTLHSLLSEVVSQMDQSAASKLGPLPRILREVNTALSNPSCVQMTPGQSSEHMGSPPAEASCSISSGLQKMVIDNDLSGLVDFTRLPSPTPENKDIFFVTRSSGIQPSPARSSSYSETNEPDLGMANGSKSLSMVDLQDPRSLESGAGPSTSDVLCEGPGSGGGWSARIPQGNIPGGPTLRRPGQTPTTPGTESTPGRPAQLLAPLSFQNPVYQMAACLPVSPRGMTDSGSECHSSVSSHSNNEDGPAGGRPAFLNHGGGGVAGVGGGGGSSGDEYTRRSGEFNRRQLSLTEAQHQPTVPRQNSAGPQRRIDQPPPQSITRGRTPPNLLNSGPYPRPSSGSMMTSSPDWPGSGARLRQQSSSSKGDSPETKQRAQHKQAPSPVNPSALDRTAAWLLNMNVQYLDHEGMEPESLRNREDLTQVEKYQQEIALLQEKLRASVQKLEEYEARLKGQDEQAQKVLMEYQARLEESEERLRRQQDDKDLQMKGIISRLMSVEEELKKDHSDMQAVVDSKQKIIDAQEKRIASLDAANARLMSALAQLKERYSMQTRNGISPTNPTKLQITENGEFRNSSNC
- the dab2ipb gene encoding DAB2 interacting protein b isoform X4 codes for the protein MPRLKESRSHESLLSPSSAVEALDLSMEDEVIIKPVHSSILGQDYCFEVTTSSGSKCFSCRSSAERDKWMENLRRAVQPNKDNSRRVENMLRLWIIEAKDLPAKKKYFCELCLDDSLYARTTCKLKADNVFWGEHFEFNNLPAVMSITAHLYKDTDKKKKKDKNNYIGLVNIPVTAVTGRQFMEKWYPVSTPNPPKGKTSGPMIRIKARYQSMNILPMEMYKEFAEYTTNNYMLLCSVLEPGISVKNKEEMACALVHILQSTGKAKDFLTDLMMSEVDRCGENEHLIFRENTLATKAIEEYLKLVGQKYLQDALGEFIKALYESDENCEVDPSKCSSGDLQEHQSNLKMCCELAFCKIINSYCVFPRELKEVFASWRQECSNRGRPDISERLISASLFLRFLCPAIMSPSLFNLMQEYPDDRTARTLTLIAKVTQNLANFTKFGNKEEYMSFMNQFLEHEWTNMQRFLLEISNPETISNTAGFEGYIDLGRELSTLHSLLSEVVSQMDQSAASKLGPLPRILREVNTALSNPSCVQMTPGQSSEHMGSPPAEASCSISSGLQKMVIDNDLSGLVDFTRLPSPTPENKDIFFVTRSSGIQPSPARSSSYSETNEPDLGMANGSKSLSMVDLQDPRSLESGAGPSTSDVLCEGPGSGGGWSARIPQGNIPGGPTLRRPGQTPTTPGTESTPGRPAQLLAPLSFQNPVYQMAACLPVSPRGMTDSGSECHSSVSSHSNNEDGPAGGRPAFLNHGGGGVAGVGGGGGSSGDEYTRRSGEFNRRQLSLTEAQHQPTVPRQNSAGPQRRIDQPPPQSITRGRTPPNLLNSGPYPRPSSGSMMTSSPDWPGSGARLRQQSSSSKGDSPETKQRAQHKQAPSPVNPSALDRTAAWLLNMNVQYLDHEGMEPESLRNREDLTQVEKYQQEIALLQEKLRASVQKLEEYEARLKGQDEQAQKVLMEYQARLEESEERLRRQQDDKDLQMKGIISRLMSVEEELKKDHSDMQAVVDSKQKIIDAQEKRIASLDAANARLMSALAQLKERYSMQTRNGISPTNPTKLQITENGEFRNSSNC